The proteins below come from a single Kitasatospora sp. NBC_00315 genomic window:
- a CDS encoding ABC transporter ATP-binding protein produces the protein MTTTTAPAPAPVGTALLDVRGVTMRFGGLTAVNNVDLTVNEGEIIGLIGPNGAGKTTFFNCLTGLYVPTEGTVSYRGKVLPPKPHRVTQAGIARTFQNIRLFANMTVLENVLVGRHCRTKEGIFSAILRGPGYRRAESEGHDRAMELLEFTGLAAKADHLARNLPYGEQRKLEIARALASDPGLLLLDEPTAGMNPQETRAAEELVFAIRDKGVAILVIEHDMRFIFNLCDRTAVLVQGQKIVEGDRETVQSDERVITAYLGAPLEGTTGPGPDASTEASQ, from the coding sequence ATGACCACCACCACCGCCCCCGCGCCCGCGCCCGTCGGCACCGCGCTGCTCGACGTCCGGGGCGTCACCATGCGCTTCGGCGGCCTCACCGCCGTCAACAACGTCGACCTCACCGTCAACGAGGGTGAGATCATCGGCCTGATCGGGCCCAACGGCGCCGGCAAGACCACCTTCTTCAACTGCCTCACCGGCCTGTACGTCCCCACCGAGGGCACCGTCAGCTACCGGGGCAAGGTCCTGCCGCCCAAGCCCCACCGGGTCACCCAGGCCGGCATCGCCCGCACCTTCCAGAACATCCGGCTCTTCGCCAACATGACCGTCCTGGAGAACGTCCTCGTCGGCCGGCACTGCCGCACCAAGGAGGGCATCTTCTCCGCCATCCTGCGCGGCCCCGGCTACCGTCGCGCCGAGTCCGAGGGCCACGACCGGGCCATGGAGCTCCTGGAGTTCACCGGCCTCGCCGCCAAGGCCGACCACCTGGCGCGCAATCTGCCCTACGGCGAGCAGCGCAAGCTGGAGATCGCCCGCGCCCTCGCCAGTGACCCCGGCCTGCTGCTGCTGGACGAGCCCACCGCCGGCATGAACCCCCAGGAGACCCGCGCCGCCGAGGAGCTCGTCTTCGCGATCCGGGACAAGGGCGTCGCGATCCTCGTCATCGAGCACGACATGCGCTTCATCTTCAACCTCTGCGACCGCACCGCCGTGCTGGTCCAGGGCCAGAAGATCGTCGAGGGCGACCGCGAGACCGTCCAGAGCGACGAGCGCGTCATCACCGCCTACCTCGGCGCACCGCTCGAAGGAACCACCGGGCCCGGCCCGGACGCAAGCACGGAGGCCAGCCAGTGA
- a CDS encoding branched-chain amino acid ABC transporter permease produces the protein MSTELTPVIPVPARAARPFTAAAAAATALTALTAWTWTSEFPGDLTYYGSPAGLQWLTLTGGLITLLLTLAGHRVPGLRWLSPTGSDNAVLYAAFGTAAVSWFSLIAISVELGGLANLEPGGWLAGLTSLLTVVGALGLPLERNTTGRGLRLAKVERRLAPPRELPSWVEVLLIIAAFAVGLFAITFGIDTEYGELFTAYLLLTGFSVAALAKSGLLDRLRALTVKHRPVATGAAFAAAAGFPFTQTSDQYTSVAANILIFATVALGLNIVVGLAGLLDLGYVAFLGVGAYAAALVSGSPASPIHVQFPFWAAALTGAAASMVFGVLIGAPTLRLRGDYLAIVTLGFGEIFRITMNNLNGTTGPNLTNGSNGIPRIPDLQILGFDLGRKHLVGGVELGRFSNYYLLMLIVTAFVVLVFARVGNSRIGRAWVAIREDETAAEAMGINGFRLKLLAFALGACLAGLAGTVQAHVSYTVTPDQYTFAEALPPNSAFLLAAVILGGMGTISGPLVGATLLFLVPKKLEFLSNYQLLAFGVTLIILMRIRPEGLIPNRRNKLEFHEPLIPAQASPDDSALTKAGA, from the coding sequence ATGAGCACCGAACTCACCCCCGTCATCCCCGTCCCCGCCCGCGCCGCCCGGCCCTTCACCGCCGCGGCGGCCGCCGCCACCGCCCTCACCGCCCTCACCGCCTGGACCTGGACCTCCGAGTTCCCCGGCGACCTCACCTACTACGGCTCCCCCGCCGGCCTGCAGTGGCTCACCCTCACCGGCGGCCTGATCACCCTGCTGCTCACCCTCGCCGGGCACCGCGTCCCCGGACTGCGCTGGCTCAGCCCCACCGGCAGTGACAACGCCGTCCTGTACGCCGCCTTCGGCACCGCCGCCGTCAGCTGGTTCTCCCTCATCGCCATCTCGGTCGAGCTCGGCGGCCTCGCCAACCTCGAACCCGGCGGCTGGCTCGCCGGCCTCACCTCGCTGCTCACCGTCGTGGGCGCGCTCGGCCTCCCGCTGGAGCGCAACACCACCGGACGCGGACTGCGCCTGGCCAAGGTCGAGCGCCGCCTCGCGCCGCCCCGCGAACTGCCCTCCTGGGTCGAGGTGCTGCTGATCATCGCGGCGTTCGCGGTCGGCCTGTTCGCCATCACCTTCGGCATCGACACCGAGTACGGCGAGCTGTTCACCGCCTACCTGCTGCTGACCGGCTTCAGCGTCGCCGCACTCGCCAAGTCCGGCCTGCTGGACCGCCTGCGCGCCCTGACCGTCAAGCACCGCCCGGTCGCCACCGGCGCCGCCTTCGCCGCCGCCGCCGGCTTCCCGTTCACCCAGACCAGCGACCAGTACACCTCGGTCGCCGCGAACATCCTGATCTTCGCGACCGTCGCCCTGGGCCTGAACATCGTCGTCGGCCTGGCCGGCCTGCTCGACCTCGGCTACGTGGCCTTCCTCGGCGTCGGCGCCTACGCCGCGGCCCTGGTCTCCGGCTCCCCCGCCTCCCCGATCCACGTCCAGTTCCCCTTCTGGGCCGCGGCCCTCACCGGAGCGGCCGCCTCCATGGTGTTCGGCGTCCTGATCGGCGCCCCGACCCTGCGACTGCGCGGCGACTACCTCGCCATCGTCACGCTCGGCTTCGGCGAGATCTTCCGCATCACCATGAACAACCTCAACGGGACCACCGGCCCCAACCTCACCAACGGGTCCAACGGCATCCCGCGCATCCCCGACCTCCAGATCCTCGGCTTCGACCTGGGCAGGAAGCACCTCGTCGGCGGCGTCGAACTCGGCCGGTTCTCCAACTACTACCTGCTGATGCTCATCGTCACCGCCTTCGTCGTGCTGGTCTTCGCCCGCGTCGGCAACTCCCGGATCGGCCGCGCCTGGGTCGCCATCCGCGAGGACGAGACCGCCGCCGAGGCCATGGGCATCAACGGCTTCCGCCTCAAGCTGCTCGCCTTCGCCCTCGGCGCCTGCCTGGCCGGCCTGGCCGGTACCGTCCAGGCGCACGTCAGCTACACCGTCACCCCCGACCAGTACACCTTCGCCGAGGCCCTCCCGCCGAACTCCGCCTTCCTGCTCGCCGCGGTCATCCTCGGCGGCATGGGCACCATCAGCGGGCCCCTGGTCGGCGCCACCCTGCTCTTCCTCGTCCCGAAGAAGCTCGAGTTCCTCTCCAACTACCAGTTGCTCGCGTTCGGCGTCACGCTCATCATCCTGATGCGGATCCGCCCCGAGGGGCTCATCCCCAACCGCCGCAACAAGCTGGAGTTCCACGAGCCGCTCATCCCGGCCCAGGCTTCACCGGACGACTCGGCACTCACCAAGGCAGGGGCGTGA
- a CDS encoding branched-chain amino acid ABC transporter permease produces MHDLPQQLANGLILGALYGLVAIGYTMVYGIVQLINFAHGEIFMVGGFGALTAYLVLPGGTTLWLAVPLMLIAGILVSTLVAVGAERFAYRPLRTAPRLAPLITAIGLSIVLQQLVFSFYPDAKKARVFPKIPGDPFHLASVTIQRSDVFLIIAAPVCMVILGWFVARTRSGRAMQATSQDPDTAKLMGIDTDRVIVMAFAIGAAFAAVAAVAYGLRTGQVDFRMGFILGLKAFTAAVLGGIGNIYGAMLGGLALGLAEGLATAYIQHVPGMHLFGGGAWKDVWAFVLLIVVLLVRPQGLLGERVADRA; encoded by the coding sequence GTGCACGATCTACCGCAACAGCTGGCCAACGGCCTGATCCTCGGAGCCCTCTACGGCCTCGTCGCGATCGGCTACACGATGGTCTACGGCATCGTCCAGCTCATCAACTTCGCCCACGGCGAGATCTTCATGGTCGGCGGCTTCGGCGCCCTCACCGCCTACCTCGTGCTGCCCGGCGGCACCACCCTCTGGCTGGCCGTGCCCCTCATGCTGATCGCGGGCATCCTGGTTTCCACCCTGGTCGCCGTCGGCGCCGAGCGCTTCGCCTACCGGCCGCTGCGCACCGCCCCCCGGCTCGCACCGCTGATCACCGCCATCGGCCTGTCGATCGTGCTCCAGCAGCTGGTCTTCTCGTTCTACCCCGACGCCAAGAAGGCCCGGGTCTTCCCCAAGATCCCCGGTGACCCCTTCCACCTGGCCTCCGTCACCATCCAGCGCAGCGACGTCTTCCTGATCATCGCCGCACCCGTCTGCATGGTCATCCTCGGCTGGTTCGTCGCCCGCACCCGCTCCGGGCGCGCCATGCAGGCCACCAGCCAGGACCCCGACACCGCCAAGCTGATGGGCATCGACACCGACCGGGTCATCGTGATGGCCTTCGCGATCGGCGCCGCGTTCGCCGCCGTCGCCGCCGTCGCTTACGGCCTGCGCACCGGCCAGGTCGACTTCCGGATGGGCTTCATCCTCGGCCTCAAGGCCTTCACCGCCGCCGTCCTCGGCGGCATCGGCAACATCTACGGCGCCATGCTCGGCGGCCTCGCCCTCGGCCTCGCCGAAGGTCTCGCCACCGCCTACATCCAGCACGTCCCCGGCATGCACCTCTTCGGTGGCGGCGCCTGGAAGGACGTCTGGGCGTTCGTACTCCTCATCGTCGTCCTGCTCGTCAGGCCCCAGGGGCTGCTCGGCGAGCGCGTCGCGGACAGGGCGTGA
- a CDS encoding branched-chain amino acid ABC transporter substrate-binding protein: protein MRHRSALVVSIAVIGALSLSACGARDAKKGGDAAGGGSTTVTIGVDAPLTGDLSALGLGIKNSVDLAIKQANEKNEVPGVKFQIKALDDTAKPAPGQQNATQLVADNNVIGVVGPLNSSVAQSMQQIFNDANLVEISPANTGVALSQGEKWATGTKARPFKSYFRTATTDAVQGPFAAQYLFTDAKKSKVFLIDDQKTYGAGLAATFKGEFTKLGGTIVGEEHVNPDDRDFNAIVTKVKAAGAEAVYYGGEYPAAGPLSLQLKDAGVNIPLMGGDGIQSGDFIKLNPKGQGDLATAVGLPVEQLPTAAKFIADYNAAGYKDKYETYGGYSYDSAWAIVQAVKTVVAANNGKVPTDVRKKVVDAVQQISFDGVTGKVSFDEYGDTTNKQLTVYAVKDNAWAVEKSGTFAG, encoded by the coding sequence GTGCGTCATCGTTCAGCGCTTGTCGTGAGCATCGCCGTCATCGGAGCGCTCAGCCTCTCCGCCTGCGGCGCCCGCGACGCGAAGAAGGGCGGCGACGCCGCAGGCGGGGGATCCACCACCGTCACCATCGGCGTGGACGCCCCCCTCACCGGAGACCTCTCCGCGCTCGGCCTCGGCATCAAGAACTCCGTCGACCTCGCCATCAAGCAGGCCAACGAGAAGAACGAGGTGCCCGGCGTCAAGTTCCAGATCAAGGCCCTGGACGACACCGCCAAGCCCGCTCCCGGCCAGCAGAACGCCACCCAGCTGGTTGCCGACAACAACGTGATCGGCGTCGTCGGCCCGCTGAACTCCAGCGTCGCCCAGTCGATGCAGCAGATCTTCAACGACGCCAACCTCGTCGAGATCTCCCCCGCCAACACCGGCGTCGCCCTCAGCCAGGGCGAGAAGTGGGCCACCGGCACCAAGGCCCGCCCCTTCAAGTCCTACTTCCGCACCGCCACCACCGACGCCGTGCAGGGCCCCTTCGCCGCCCAGTACCTGTTCACCGACGCCAAGAAGTCCAAGGTCTTCCTCATCGACGACCAGAAGACCTACGGCGCCGGCCTCGCCGCCACCTTCAAGGGCGAGTTCACCAAGCTCGGCGGCACCATCGTCGGCGAGGAGCACGTCAACCCCGACGACCGCGACTTCAACGCCATCGTCACCAAGGTCAAGGCAGCCGGCGCCGAAGCCGTCTACTACGGCGGCGAGTACCCCGCGGCCGGCCCGCTCTCCCTCCAGCTCAAGGACGCCGGCGTCAACATCCCGCTGATGGGCGGCGACGGCATCCAGAGCGGCGACTTCATCAAGCTCAACCCCAAGGGCCAGGGCGACCTGGCCACCGCCGTCGGCCTGCCCGTCGAGCAGCTGCCCACCGCCGCCAAGTTCATCGCCGACTACAACGCGGCCGGCTACAAGGACAAGTACGAGACCTACGGCGGCTACTCCTACGACAGCGCCTGGGCCATCGTCCAGGCCGTCAAGACCGTCGTCGCCGCCAACAACGGCAAGGTCCCCACGGACGTCCGCAAGAAGGTCGTCGACGCCGTCCAGCAGATCTCCTTCGACGGTGTGACCGGCAAGGTCTCCTTCGACGAGTACGGCGACACCACCAACAAGCAGCTCACCGTCTACGCCGTCAAGGACAACGCGTGGGCCGTGGAGAAGTCCGGCACCTTCGCCGGCTGA
- a CDS encoding PaaI family thioesterase has protein sequence MTDAAPTDAAPVLDVPQDVLDHFAKLGVDPSTFSGGHLGDRLGIKVVEASGDRVVGTMPVEGNQQPYGLLHGGASAALAETLGSIGAMLHAGPGRYAVGVDLNATHHRSATSGTVTGVATAVFKGRTAATYEIAITDDTGRRITSCRLTCMLRDL, from the coding sequence ATGACCGACGCGGCCCCCACCGACGCGGCCCCCGTCCTGGACGTCCCGCAGGACGTCCTGGACCACTTCGCCAAGCTCGGCGTCGACCCCTCCACCTTCTCCGGCGGCCATCTCGGCGACCGGCTCGGCATCAAGGTCGTCGAGGCCTCCGGGGACCGCGTGGTCGGCACCATGCCGGTGGAGGGCAACCAGCAGCCGTACGGCCTGCTGCACGGCGGCGCCTCGGCGGCGCTGGCCGAGACGCTCGGTTCGATCGGCGCGATGCTGCACGCCGGGCCCGGCCGCTACGCGGTCGGGGTGGACCTCAACGCCACCCACCACCGCTCGGCGACCTCGGGAACGGTCACCGGCGTGGCCACCGCGGTCTTCAAGGGCCGCACGGCCGCGACCTACGAGATCGCGATCACCGACGACACCGGACGGCGGATCACCAGCTGCCGGCTCACCTGCATGCTGCGCGACCTGTAG
- the polA gene encoding DNA polymerase I codes for MLLDGHSMAYRAFYALPVENFNTSTGQPTNAVYGFASMLANTVRDEQPTHLAVAFDLSRKTFRSAEFPDYKANRAKTPDEFKSQIGLIGELLDAMNVPRMTVENFEADDIIATLATAAAAEGFDVDIVTGDRDSLQLVTERVTVLYPTKGVSELTRYTPEKVAEKYGVTPAQYPDLAALRGDPSDNLPGIPGVGEKTAAKWVNQFGSFDELVANADQVKGKIGEKLREHLDSVKRNRVLTELVRDVELPLGVADLQRAAFDREAVGQLMESLEFRNSNFRERIFGIDPTAGQSAEQAEVAPGIEVDGDLLTEPGALAGWLAEHAAGAAAPVALAAVYQWGLGAGSVQEVALAAGESAAWFDPAHLDEADDRAFTAWLDDPVRPKALHIAKQVMRAFAEQGWQIRGVVADTALAAYLEKPGRRTFTLEVLAEEYLSRSLTPAAAAETGQLSFDAPEEDATAGARALMVQARTVLDLAAQFEPRLAAAGATELLRDMELPIASLLARMERTGIAADRAWLTGLEAQFATEIQRVVEEAHAAAGHEFNLGSPKQLQEILFGELALPKTKKIKTGYTTDADALAWLAGQTDNELPVVLLRHRDQAKLRTTVEGLLKTVSPQGRIHTTFNQMVAATGRLSSQDPNLQNIPVRTEEGRAIRRAFVVGEGFDALLTADYSQIELRIMAHLSEDEALLEAFAGGEDLHTTVASQVFGVESGAVDAEMRRKIKAMSYGLAYGLSAYGLSQQLGIKPGEAQGLMDTYFERFGGVRDYLQRVVEEARATGYTETLLGRRRHLPDLNSDNRQRREMAERMALNAPIQGSAADIVKIAMLKVDDALRAAGLTSRMLLQVHDEIVLELAPGERGQVEAIVREQMAGAYPLRAPLDVSVGVGPNWESAAH; via the coding sequence ATGCTGCTCGACGGGCATTCGATGGCCTACCGGGCCTTCTACGCGCTGCCCGTGGAGAACTTCAACACCTCCACCGGTCAGCCCACCAACGCGGTGTACGGCTTCGCCTCGATGCTCGCCAACACGGTGCGCGACGAGCAGCCGACCCACCTCGCGGTCGCCTTCGACCTCTCCCGCAAGACGTTCCGTTCGGCCGAGTTCCCCGACTACAAGGCCAACCGGGCCAAGACGCCGGACGAGTTCAAGAGCCAGATCGGGCTGATCGGCGAACTGCTCGACGCGATGAACGTCCCCCGGATGACGGTGGAGAACTTCGAGGCCGACGACATCATCGCCACCCTCGCCACCGCCGCCGCGGCCGAGGGTTTCGACGTCGACATCGTCACCGGTGACCGGGATTCGCTCCAGCTGGTCACCGAGCGGGTCACCGTGCTCTACCCCACCAAGGGCGTCTCCGAGCTCACCCGCTACACGCCCGAGAAGGTCGCCGAGAAGTACGGCGTCACCCCCGCCCAGTACCCGGATCTGGCCGCCCTGCGCGGCGATCCGTCGGACAACCTCCCCGGCATCCCCGGGGTCGGCGAGAAGACGGCCGCGAAGTGGGTCAACCAGTTCGGCTCCTTCGACGAACTCGTCGCCAACGCGGACCAGGTCAAGGGCAAGATCGGCGAGAAGCTCCGCGAGCACCTCGACTCGGTCAAGCGCAACCGGGTGCTCACCGAGCTGGTCCGCGACGTCGAACTCCCGCTCGGCGTCGCCGACCTGCAGCGCGCCGCGTTCGACCGTGAGGCGGTCGGGCAGCTGATGGAGTCGCTGGAGTTCCGCAACAGCAACTTCCGCGAGCGGATCTTCGGCATCGACCCCACCGCCGGGCAGAGCGCCGAGCAGGCCGAGGTCGCCCCCGGTATCGAGGTGGACGGCGATCTGCTCACCGAGCCCGGTGCGCTGGCCGGCTGGCTCGCCGAGCACGCCGCCGGCGCCGCCGCCCCGGTCGCGCTGGCCGCCGTCTACCAGTGGGGTCTCGGCGCGGGCAGCGTCCAGGAGGTCGCGCTCGCGGCCGGCGAGAGCGCCGCCTGGTTCGACCCCGCGCACCTGGACGAGGCGGACGACCGCGCCTTCACCGCCTGGCTGGACGACCCGGTCCGCCCCAAGGCGCTGCACATCGCCAAGCAGGTGATGCGGGCCTTCGCCGAGCAGGGCTGGCAGATCCGGGGCGTGGTCGCCGACACCGCGCTCGCCGCCTACCTGGAGAAGCCCGGCCGGCGCACCTTCACCCTGGAGGTGCTGGCCGAGGAGTACCTCTCCCGCTCGCTCACCCCGGCCGCGGCCGCCGAGACGGGCCAGCTCAGCTTCGACGCGCCGGAGGAGGACGCGACCGCCGGTGCCCGCGCGCTGATGGTCCAGGCCCGTACGGTGCTCGACCTCGCGGCGCAGTTCGAACCGCGGCTCGCCGCCGCAGGCGCCACCGAGCTGCTGCGGGACATGGAACTGCCGATCGCCTCGCTGCTGGCCCGGATGGAGCGCACCGGCATCGCCGCCGACCGGGCCTGGCTGACCGGCCTGGAGGCGCAGTTCGCCACCGAGATCCAGCGGGTGGTGGAGGAGGCGCACGCCGCCGCCGGGCACGAGTTCAACCTCGGCTCGCCCAAGCAGCTGCAGGAGATCCTCTTCGGCGAACTGGCGCTGCCCAAGACCAAGAAGATCAAGACCGGCTACACCACCGACGCCGACGCGCTGGCCTGGCTGGCCGGCCAGACCGACAACGAGCTGCCGGTCGTCCTGCTGCGCCACCGGGACCAGGCCAAGCTGCGCACCACCGTGGAGGGCCTGCTCAAGACGGTCTCCCCGCAGGGCCGGATCCACACCACGTTCAACCAGATGGTCGCCGCCACCGGCCGGCTCTCCTCGCAGGACCCGAACCTGCAGAACATCCCGGTCCGCACCGAGGAGGGCCGGGCGATCCGTCGTGCCTTCGTCGTCGGCGAGGGCTTCGACGCGCTGCTGACCGCCGACTACTCGCAGATCGAGCTGCGCATCATGGCCCACCTCTCCGAGGACGAGGCCCTGCTGGAGGCCTTCGCGGGCGGCGAGGACCTGCACACCACCGTCGCCTCCCAGGTCTTCGGCGTCGAGTCGGGCGCGGTCGACGCCGAGATGCGCCGCAAGATCAAGGCGATGTCCTACGGCCTGGCGTACGGGCTCTCCGCCTACGGGCTCTCCCAGCAGCTCGGCATCAAGCCGGGCGAGGCGCAGGGCCTGATGGACACCTACTTCGAGCGCTTCGGCGGCGTGCGGGACTACCTCCAGCGGGTGGTGGAGGAGGCCCGCGCCACGGGGTACACCGAGACGCTGCTCGGGCGCCGCCGCCACCTTCCCGACCTCAACAGCGACAACCGCCAGCGCCGGGAGATGGCGGAGCGGATGGCCCTGAACGCCCCGATCCAGGGCTCGGCCGCCGACATCGTCAAGATCGCCATGCTGAAGGTGGACGACGCCCTGCGGGCCGCCGGGCTGACCTCCCGGATGCTGCTGCAGGTGCACGACGAAATCGTCCTGGAGCTGGCCCCGGGCGAGCGCGGGCAGGTCGAGGCGATCGTGCGCGAGCAGATGGCCGGCGCCTACCCCCTGCGGGCTCCGCTGGACGTGTCGGTCGGCGTCGGCCCGAACTGGGAGAGCGCCGCGCACTGA
- a CDS encoding DinB family protein, with the protein MPGHAPPVADERDALLAFLAQQRQGLRITAHGLTEEQARSAPSASELNIAGLIKHAARCERGWMDLVLRRESGPRREADESDDSDFRLTPDETLAGVLDDYRQAAAETDEIVAGIADLGQGVPVPRGVPWFPADVEQWSVRWVLLHLIEETARHGGHADVIRETVDGATHYPLMAAAERWPDPWFRPWEPAGPTT; encoded by the coding sequence ATGCCCGGACACGCCCCGCCGGTCGCCGACGAGCGCGACGCACTGCTCGCCTTCCTCGCCCAGCAGCGCCAGGGACTGCGGATCACCGCACACGGCCTGACGGAGGAGCAGGCGCGGTCGGCGCCCTCCGCCAGCGAGCTGAACATCGCCGGCCTGATCAAGCACGCGGCCCGCTGCGAGCGCGGCTGGATGGATCTCGTCCTGCGGCGCGAGAGCGGCCCGCGCCGGGAGGCCGACGAGTCGGACGACTCCGACTTCCGACTCACCCCGGACGAGACGCTGGCCGGTGTCCTGGACGACTACCGGCAGGCGGCCGCCGAGACGGACGAGATCGTCGCCGGCATCGCCGATCTCGGCCAGGGCGTACCGGTGCCCCGGGGAGTGCCGTGGTTTCCGGCCGACGTCGAGCAGTGGTCGGTGCGCTGGGTGCTGCTCCACCTGATCGAGGAGACCGCGCGGCACGGCGGCCACGCCGACGTCATCCGGGAGACCGTCGACGGCGCCACCCACTACCCGCTGATGGCCGCCGCCGAGCGGTGGCCCGACCCGTGGTTCCGGCCCTGGGAGCCCGCCGGCCCCACTACCTGA